From the genome of Cynocephalus volans isolate mCynVol1 chromosome 14, mCynVol1.pri, whole genome shotgun sequence, one region includes:
- the DCTN1 gene encoding dynactin subunit 1 isoform X1, translated as MAQSKRHVYSRTPSGSRMSAEASARPLRVGSRVEVIGKGHRGTVAYVGATLFATGKWVGVILDEAKGKNDGTVQGRKYFTCDEGHGIFVRQSQIQVFEDGADTTSPETPDSSVSKVLKREGTDSAAKTSKLSSFDGCKDIRLSVQTQTTTRRPKPTRPASTGVSGASSSLGPSGSASAGELSSSEPSTPAQTPLAAPIIPTPALTSPGAAPPLPSPSKEEEGLRAQVRDLEEKLETLRLKRAEDKAKLKELEKHKIQLEQVQEWKSKMQEQQADLQRRLKEARKEAKEALEAKERYMEEMADTADAIEMATLDKEMAEERAESLQQEVEALKERVDELTTDLEILKAEIEEKGSDGAASSYQLKQLEEQNARLKDALVRMRDLSSSEKQEHVKLQKLMEKKNQELEVVRQQRERLQEELTQAEGTIDELKEQVDAALGAEEMVEMLTDRNLNLEEKVRELRETVGDLEAMNEMNDELQENARETELELREQLDMAGARVREAQKRVEAAQETVADYQQTIKKYRQLTAHLQDVNRELTNQQEASVERQQQPPPETFDFKIKFAETKAHAKAIEMELRQMEVAQANRHMSLLTAFMPDSFLRPGGDHDCVLVLLLMPRLICKAELIRKQAQEKFELSENCSERPGLRGAAGEQLSFAAGLVYSLSLLQATLHRYEHALSQCNVDVYKKVGSLYPEMSAHERSLDFLIELLHKDQLDETVNVEPLTKAIKYYQHLYSIHLADQPEDCTMQLADHIKFTQSALDCMSVEVARLRAFLQGGQEASDIALLLRDLETSCSDIHQFCKKIRRRMPGTDAPGIPAALAFGLQVSDTLLDCRKHLTWVVAVLQEVAAAAAQLIAPLAENEGLPVAALEELAFKASEQIYGTPSSSPYECLRQSCNILISTMNKLATAMQEGEYDAERPPSKPPPVELRAAALRAEITDAEGLGLKLEDRETVIKELKKSLKIKGEELSEANVRLSLLEKKLDSAAKDADERIEKVQTRLEETQTLLRKKEKDFEETMDALQADIDQLEAEKVELKQRLNSQTKRTIEGLRGPPPSGIATLVSGIAGGGTPGQAPGSMPGLGLVKDSPLLLQQISAMRLHISQLQHENSILKGAQMKAALAALPPLHVAKLSLSPPEGPGGELAAGALYRKTSQLLETLNRLSTHTHIVDITRTSPAAKSPSAQLMEQVAQLKSLSDTIEKLKDEVLKETVSQRSGATVCTDFATFPSSAFLRAKEEQQDDTVYMGKVTFSCAAGLGQRHRLVLTQEQLHQLHSRLIS; from the exons ACACCCAGTGGGAGCAGGATGAGTGCAGAGGCAAGTGCCCGGCCTCTGCGAGTGGGCTCCCGTGTGGAGGTGATTGGAAAAGGCCACCGAGGCACTGTGGCCTATGTTGGAGCCACTCTCTTTGCCACTGGCAAATGGGTAGGTGTGATCCTGGATGAAGCAAAGGGCAAGAATGATGGAACTGTCCAAGGCAGGAAGTACTTCACTTGTGATGAAGGGCATGGCATCTTTGTGCGCCAATCCCAG ATCCAGGTATTTGAAGATGGTGCAGATACTACTTCTCCAGAGACACCTGATTCTTCTGTGTCAAAGGTCCTCAAACGAG AGGGAACTGATTCAGCTGCAAAGACTAGCAAACTG AGTTCCTTTGATGGATGCAAGGACATCAGGCTCAGTGTCCAGACCCAG ACCACAACTCGGCGGCCCAAG CCCACCCGCCCAGCCAGTACCGGGGTCTCTGGGGCCAGTAGTTCCCTGGGCCCCTCCGGCTCAGCATCAGCAGGTGAGCTGAGCAGCAGTGAGCCCAGCACCCCGGCTCAGACTCCACTGGCAGCACCCATCATCCCCACACCGGCCCTCACCTCTCCTGGAGCAGCCCCCCCACTTCCTTCCCCCTCCAAG GAAGAGGAGGGACTGAGGGCCCAGGTGCGGGACCTGGAGGAGAAACTGGAGACCCTGCGGCTGAAACGGGCAGAAGACAAGGCAAAGCTAAAAGAACTGGAGAAACACAAGATCCAGCTGGAACAAGTGCAGGAATGGAAGAGCAAAATGCAGGAGCAGCAGGCAGATCTACAGCGGCGCCTCAAAGAAGCACGGAAG GAAGCCAAAGAGGCACTGGAGGCAAAGGAACGCTACATGGAGGAGATGGCGGACACTGCTGATGCCATTGAGATGGCCACTCTTGACAAGGAGATGGCTGAAGAGCGGGCTGAGTCTCTGCAGCAGGAGGTGGAGGCATTGAAGGAGCGTGTGGATGAGCTCACCACTGACTTAGAGATCCTCAAGGCTGAGATTGAAGAGAAGG GCTCAGATGGGGCTGCGTCCAGTTATCAGCTCAAGCAGCTTGAGGAGCAGAATGCCCGCCTAAAGGATGCCCTGGTGAG GATGCGGGATCTTTCTTCTTCGGAGAAGCAGGAGCATGTGAAGCTCCAGAAGCTCATGGAAAAGAAGAACCAAGAGCTGGAAGTCGTGAGGCAACAACGGGAGCGTCTGCAGGAGGAGCTGACCCAGGCAGAGGGCACCATTGATGAGCTCAAGGAGCAG GTGGATGCTGCTCTGGGTGCCGAGGAGATGGTGGAGATGCTGACAGACCGGAATCTGAATCTGGAAGAGAAAGTGCGGGAGTTGAGGGAGACTGTTGGGGATTTG GAAGCAATGAATGAGATGAACGATGAGCTTCAGGAGAATGCACGTGAGACAGAACTGGAGCTGCGGGAGCAGCTGGACATGGCGGGTGCCCGGGTGCGTGAAGCCCAGAAGCGTGTGGAGGCAGCACAGGAGACAGTTGCAGACTACCAGCAAACCATCAAGAAGTACCGCCAGTTGACTGCCCATCTACAG GATGTGAATCGTGAACTGACAAACCAGCAGGAAGCATCTGTGGAGAGGCAGCAACAGCCGCCTCCAGAGACTTTTGACTTCAAAATCAAGTTTGCTGAGACTAAGGCCCATGCCAAG GCAATTGAGATGGAATTGAGGCAGATGGAGGTGGCCCAGGCCAACCGACACATGTCACTGCTGACAGCCTTCATGCCTGACAGCTTCCTTCGGCCAGGTGGGGACCATGACTGTGTCCTGGTGCTGCTGCTCATGCCTCGTCTCATTTGCAAG GCAGAGCTCATCAGGAAGCAGGCCCAGGAGAAGTTTGAACTAAGCGAGAACTGCTCAGAGCGGCCTGGGCTGCGAGGAGCTGCAGGGGAGCAGCTCAGCTTTGCTGCTGGGCTGGTGTACTCGCTGAGTCTGCTGCAGGCTACACTACACCGCTATGAGCA TGCCCTCTCTCAGTGCAATGTGGATGTGTATAAGAAGGTGGGCAGCCTCTATCCTGAGATGAGTGCCCATGAGCGCTCCTTGGATTTCCTCATCGAGCTGCTGCACAAGGATCAGCTAGATGAGACTGTCAATGTGGAGCCTCTCACCAAGGCCATCAAGTACTACCAG CATCTGTACAGCATCCACCTTGCTGATCAGCCTGAGGACTGTACCATGCAGCTGGCTGACCACATTAAG TTCACCCAGAGTGCCCTGGACTGCATGAGTGTGGAGGTGGCACGGCTGCGTGCCTTCTTGCAG GGCGGGCAGGAGGCTTCAGATATTGCCCTCCTGCTCCGAGACCTGGAAACGTCATGCAGTGACATCCACCAATTCTGCAAGAAGATCCGAAGGCGAATGCCAGGAACAGATGCTCCTGGGATCCCAGCTGCACTGGCCTTTGGACTACAG GTATCCGACACACTCTTAGACTGTAGGAAACACTTAACGTGGGTGGTGGCTGTGCTGCAGGAGGTAGCAGCAGCTGCTGCCCAGCTCATTGCCCCACTGGCAGAGAATGAAGGGCTCCCTGTGGCTGCCCTGGAGGAGCTGGCTTTCAAAGCAAGTGAGCAG ATCTATGGGACCCCCTCCAGTAGCCCCTATGAGTGTCTGCGCCAGTCGTGCAACATCCTCATCAGCACCATGAACAAGCTGGCCACAGCCATGCAGGAGGGGGAGTATGATGCAGAACGGCCCCCCAGCAAG CCTCCCCCAGTTGAGCTGCGGGCTGCAGCCCTTCGTGCAGAGATCACAGATGCTGAAGGCCTGGGTTTGAAGCTTGAAGATCGAGAGACAGTCATCAAGGAGTTGAAGAAGTCACTCAAGATTAAG GGGGAGGAGCTGAGTGAGGCCAATGTGCGGCTGAGCCTCCTGGAGAAGAAGCTGGACAGTGCTGCCAAGGATGCGGATGAACGCATTGAGAAAGTCCAGACTCGGCTGGAGGAGACCCAGACGCTGTTGCGGAAGAAAGAGAA agattttgaggAAACGATGGATGCACTCCAGGCTGACATTGACCAGCTGGAGGCAGAGAAGGTAGAGCTAAAGCAGCGGCTGAACAGCCAGACCAAGCGCACGATTGAGGGGCTCAGGGGGCCACCTCCCTCAGGCATTGCTACCCTGGTCTCTGGCATTGCTGGTG GGGGCACCCCTGGGCAGGCTCCAGGATCCATGCCAGGCCTGGGGCTGGTGAAGGACTCACCACTGCTGCTTCAGCAGATCTCTGCCATGAGACTGCACATCTCCCAGCTCCAGCATGAGAACAGCATTCTCAAG GGAGCCCAGATGAAGGCAGCCTTGGCAGCCCTGCCCCCTTTGCATGTTGCAAAGCTATCCCTCTCACCCCCTGAGGGCCCTGGTGGTGAGCTAGCAGCTGGAGCACTATATCGTAAGACCAGCCAGCTGCTAGAGACATTAAATCGGCTGAGCACACATACCCACATAGTAGACATCACTCGCACCAGTCCTG CTGCCAAGAGTCCATCGGCCCAGCTTATGGAGCAAGTGGCTCAGCTCAAGTCCCTGAGTGACACCATTGAGAAGCTCAAG GATGAAGTCCTCAAGGAGACAGTATCTCAGCGCTCTGGAGCCACAGtctgcactgactttgccacttTCCCTTCATCAGCCTTCCTCAGG GCCAAGGAAGAGCAGCAGGACGACACGGTCTACATGGGCAAAGTGACCTTCTCATGTGCAGCTGGCCTTGGACAGCGACACCGGCTGGTGCTGACCCAGGAGCAGCTGCACCAGCTTCACAGTCGCCTCATCTCCTAA
- the DCTN1 gene encoding dynactin subunit 1 isoform X6 — MQRGLKPKKAPTARKTTTRRPKPTRPASTGVSGASSSLGPSGSASAGELSSSEPSTPAQTPLAAPIIPTPALTSPGAAPPLPSPSKEEEGLRAQVRDLEEKLETLRLKRAEDKAKLKELEKHKIQLEQVQEWKSKMQEQQADLQRRLKEARKEAKEALEAKERYMEEMADTADAIEMATLDKEMAEERAESLQQEVEALKERVDELTTDLEILKAEIEEKGSDGAASSYQLKQLEEQNARLKDALVRMRDLSSSEKQEHVKLQKLMEKKNQELEVVRQQRERLQEELTQAEGTIDELKEQVDAALGAEEMVEMLTDRNLNLEEKVRELRETVGDLEAMNEMNDELQENARETELELREQLDMAGARVREAQKRVEAAQETVADYQQTIKKYRQLTAHLQDVNRELTNQQEASVERQQQPPPETFDFKIKFAETKAHAKAIEMELRQMEVAQANRHMSLLTAFMPDSFLRPGGDHDCVLVLLLMPRLICKAELIRKQAQEKFELSENCSERPGLRGAAGEQLSFAAGLVYSLSLLQATLHRYEHALSQCNVDVYKKVGSLYPEMSAHERSLDFLIELLHKDQLDETVNVEPLTKAIKYYQHLYSIHLADQPEDCTMQLADHIKFTQSALDCMSVEVARLRAFLQGGQEASDIALLLRDLETSCSDIHQFCKKIRRRMPGTDAPGIPAALAFGLQVSDTLLDCRKHLTWVVAVLQEVAAAAAQLIAPLAENEGLPVAALEELAFKASEQIYGTPSSSPYECLRQSCNILISTMNKLATAMQEGEYDAERPPSKPPPVELRAAALRAEITDAEGLGLKLEDRETVIKELKKSLKIKGEELSEANVRLSLLEKKLDSAAKDADERIEKVQTRLEETQTLLRKKEKDFEETMDALQADIDQLEAEKVELKQRLNSQTKRTIEGLRGPPPSGIATLVSGIAGGGTPGQAPGSMPGLGLVKDSPLLLQQISAMRLHISQLQHENSILKGAQMKAALAALPPLHVAKLSLSPPEGPGGELAAGALYRKTSQLLETLNRLSTHTHIVDITRTSPAAKSPSAQLMEQVAQLKSLSDTIEKLKDEVLKETVSQRSGATVCTDFATFPSSAFLRAKEEQQDDTVYMGKVTFSCAAGLGQRHRLVLTQEQLHQLHSRLIS; from the exons ATGCAGCGGGGACTGAAACCTAAGAAG GCACCGACAGCCCGAAAG ACCACAACTCGGCGGCCCAAG CCCACCCGCCCAGCCAGTACCGGGGTCTCTGGGGCCAGTAGTTCCCTGGGCCCCTCCGGCTCAGCATCAGCAGGTGAGCTGAGCAGCAGTGAGCCCAGCACCCCGGCTCAGACTCCACTGGCAGCACCCATCATCCCCACACCGGCCCTCACCTCTCCTGGAGCAGCCCCCCCACTTCCTTCCCCCTCCAAG GAAGAGGAGGGACTGAGGGCCCAGGTGCGGGACCTGGAGGAGAAACTGGAGACCCTGCGGCTGAAACGGGCAGAAGACAAGGCAAAGCTAAAAGAACTGGAGAAACACAAGATCCAGCTGGAACAAGTGCAGGAATGGAAGAGCAAAATGCAGGAGCAGCAGGCAGATCTACAGCGGCGCCTCAAAGAAGCACGGAAG GAAGCCAAAGAGGCACTGGAGGCAAAGGAACGCTACATGGAGGAGATGGCGGACACTGCTGATGCCATTGAGATGGCCACTCTTGACAAGGAGATGGCTGAAGAGCGGGCTGAGTCTCTGCAGCAGGAGGTGGAGGCATTGAAGGAGCGTGTGGATGAGCTCACCACTGACTTAGAGATCCTCAAGGCTGAGATTGAAGAGAAGG GCTCAGATGGGGCTGCGTCCAGTTATCAGCTCAAGCAGCTTGAGGAGCAGAATGCCCGCCTAAAGGATGCCCTGGTGAG GATGCGGGATCTTTCTTCTTCGGAGAAGCAGGAGCATGTGAAGCTCCAGAAGCTCATGGAAAAGAAGAACCAAGAGCTGGAAGTCGTGAGGCAACAACGGGAGCGTCTGCAGGAGGAGCTGACCCAGGCAGAGGGCACCATTGATGAGCTCAAGGAGCAG GTGGATGCTGCTCTGGGTGCCGAGGAGATGGTGGAGATGCTGACAGACCGGAATCTGAATCTGGAAGAGAAAGTGCGGGAGTTGAGGGAGACTGTTGGGGATTTG GAAGCAATGAATGAGATGAACGATGAGCTTCAGGAGAATGCACGTGAGACAGAACTGGAGCTGCGGGAGCAGCTGGACATGGCGGGTGCCCGGGTGCGTGAAGCCCAGAAGCGTGTGGAGGCAGCACAGGAGACAGTTGCAGACTACCAGCAAACCATCAAGAAGTACCGCCAGTTGACTGCCCATCTACAG GATGTGAATCGTGAACTGACAAACCAGCAGGAAGCATCTGTGGAGAGGCAGCAACAGCCGCCTCCAGAGACTTTTGACTTCAAAATCAAGTTTGCTGAGACTAAGGCCCATGCCAAG GCAATTGAGATGGAATTGAGGCAGATGGAGGTGGCCCAGGCCAACCGACACATGTCACTGCTGACAGCCTTCATGCCTGACAGCTTCCTTCGGCCAGGTGGGGACCATGACTGTGTCCTGGTGCTGCTGCTCATGCCTCGTCTCATTTGCAAG GCAGAGCTCATCAGGAAGCAGGCCCAGGAGAAGTTTGAACTAAGCGAGAACTGCTCAGAGCGGCCTGGGCTGCGAGGAGCTGCAGGGGAGCAGCTCAGCTTTGCTGCTGGGCTGGTGTACTCGCTGAGTCTGCTGCAGGCTACACTACACCGCTATGAGCA TGCCCTCTCTCAGTGCAATGTGGATGTGTATAAGAAGGTGGGCAGCCTCTATCCTGAGATGAGTGCCCATGAGCGCTCCTTGGATTTCCTCATCGAGCTGCTGCACAAGGATCAGCTAGATGAGACTGTCAATGTGGAGCCTCTCACCAAGGCCATCAAGTACTACCAG CATCTGTACAGCATCCACCTTGCTGATCAGCCTGAGGACTGTACCATGCAGCTGGCTGACCACATTAAG TTCACCCAGAGTGCCCTGGACTGCATGAGTGTGGAGGTGGCACGGCTGCGTGCCTTCTTGCAG GGCGGGCAGGAGGCTTCAGATATTGCCCTCCTGCTCCGAGACCTGGAAACGTCATGCAGTGACATCCACCAATTCTGCAAGAAGATCCGAAGGCGAATGCCAGGAACAGATGCTCCTGGGATCCCAGCTGCACTGGCCTTTGGACTACAG GTATCCGACACACTCTTAGACTGTAGGAAACACTTAACGTGGGTGGTGGCTGTGCTGCAGGAGGTAGCAGCAGCTGCTGCCCAGCTCATTGCCCCACTGGCAGAGAATGAAGGGCTCCCTGTGGCTGCCCTGGAGGAGCTGGCTTTCAAAGCAAGTGAGCAG ATCTATGGGACCCCCTCCAGTAGCCCCTATGAGTGTCTGCGCCAGTCGTGCAACATCCTCATCAGCACCATGAACAAGCTGGCCACAGCCATGCAGGAGGGGGAGTATGATGCAGAACGGCCCCCCAGCAAG CCTCCCCCAGTTGAGCTGCGGGCTGCAGCCCTTCGTGCAGAGATCACAGATGCTGAAGGCCTGGGTTTGAAGCTTGAAGATCGAGAGACAGTCATCAAGGAGTTGAAGAAGTCACTCAAGATTAAG GGGGAGGAGCTGAGTGAGGCCAATGTGCGGCTGAGCCTCCTGGAGAAGAAGCTGGACAGTGCTGCCAAGGATGCGGATGAACGCATTGAGAAAGTCCAGACTCGGCTGGAGGAGACCCAGACGCTGTTGCGGAAGAAAGAGAA agattttgaggAAACGATGGATGCACTCCAGGCTGACATTGACCAGCTGGAGGCAGAGAAGGTAGAGCTAAAGCAGCGGCTGAACAGCCAGACCAAGCGCACGATTGAGGGGCTCAGGGGGCCACCTCCCTCAGGCATTGCTACCCTGGTCTCTGGCATTGCTGGTG GGGGCACCCCTGGGCAGGCTCCAGGATCCATGCCAGGCCTGGGGCTGGTGAAGGACTCACCACTGCTGCTTCAGCAGATCTCTGCCATGAGACTGCACATCTCCCAGCTCCAGCATGAGAACAGCATTCTCAAG GGAGCCCAGATGAAGGCAGCCTTGGCAGCCCTGCCCCCTTTGCATGTTGCAAAGCTATCCCTCTCACCCCCTGAGGGCCCTGGTGGTGAGCTAGCAGCTGGAGCACTATATCGTAAGACCAGCCAGCTGCTAGAGACATTAAATCGGCTGAGCACACATACCCACATAGTAGACATCACTCGCACCAGTCCTG CTGCCAAGAGTCCATCGGCCCAGCTTATGGAGCAAGTGGCTCAGCTCAAGTCCCTGAGTGACACCATTGAGAAGCTCAAG GATGAAGTCCTCAAGGAGACAGTATCTCAGCGCTCTGGAGCCACAGtctgcactgactttgccacttTCCCTTCATCAGCCTTCCTCAGG GCCAAGGAAGAGCAGCAGGACGACACGGTCTACATGGGCAAAGTGACCTTCTCATGTGCAGCTGGCCTTGGACAGCGACACCGGCTGGTGCTGACCCAGGAGCAGCTGCACCAGCTTCACAGTCGCCTCATCTCCTAA